The following proteins are encoded in a genomic region of Pseudomonas saponiphila:
- a CDS encoding L,D-transpeptidase family protein, protein MFKKHACYLSLCLLAAPLVALAGEQAPLPVSPMQLALTQLAVACPALATRVNPAQQQLLQGFYRQQGEQPVWGVEGRLSGLQAQLTQLVDDGLDPGRYRLPSSSPVGDLCHDIEISQQYLQALQDLHYGRLSQARFEPLWRAQPLPEDRQAALLAMAVPGIEHLATAFERARPNLEQYRNLRQAYAQRRQQPLPQWPAVAGGPLLRPDMQDKRVPDLALRLYRGGLLPSPEVSADNTYGSELVSAVKNFQLSHSLQADGVIGAGTLKELNVSPAERREQLRINLERLRWLAQDFEPNIVLVNVAAAQLTFYKDDAVVWQTRTQVGRAERQTPLLKSQVTRLTLNPTWTVPPTILKEDKLPEIRRDQGFLDRQNLQVLDANGQPLAVEDIDWERPGNILLRQGAGPRNPLGRIAIRFPNPFSVYLHDTPSQALFSKGPRAFSSGCVRVEQALQLRDWLLTPAERLRTNDLLATGLTHEFRLAKPVPILLSYWTVQADSHGQLLYAPDIYGHDQLLSTALGSKI, encoded by the coding sequence TTGTTCAAAAAACACGCATGTTACTTGAGCCTGTGCTTGCTCGCTGCGCCATTGGTCGCGCTGGCCGGGGAGCAGGCGCCGCTGCCTGTGAGCCCGATGCAACTGGCGCTGACCCAACTGGCGGTGGCTTGTCCGGCCCTGGCCACGCGGGTGAATCCGGCCCAGCAACAGCTGTTGCAGGGCTTCTATCGGCAGCAGGGCGAGCAGCCTGTTTGGGGCGTCGAAGGTCGCTTGTCCGGCCTGCAGGCACAGCTGACGCAACTGGTGGACGACGGCCTGGACCCTGGCCGTTACCGCCTGCCGTCGAGCAGCCCGGTGGGCGACCTGTGTCACGACATCGAAATCAGCCAGCAGTACCTGCAAGCCTTGCAGGACCTGCATTACGGACGCCTGTCGCAGGCCCGCTTCGAGCCGTTGTGGCGAGCCCAGCCGCTGCCGGAGGATCGCCAGGCGGCGCTGCTGGCGATGGCCGTGCCGGGCATCGAGCACCTGGCCACCGCCTTCGAACGGGCGCGGCCCAACCTTGAGCAGTACCGCAACCTGCGCCAGGCCTATGCCCAGCGCCGCCAGCAACCCTTGCCGCAATGGCCGGCGGTGGCCGGCGGCCCGTTGCTGCGTCCGGACATGCAGGACAAGCGCGTCCCCGACCTGGCCCTGCGCCTGTACCGCGGTGGCCTGCTGCCGAGCCCAGAGGTCAGTGCGGATAATACCTACGGCAGTGAGCTGGTGAGCGCAGTGAAAAACTTCCAGCTCAGTCACTCGCTGCAGGCCGATGGCGTGATCGGCGCGGGCACCCTCAAGGAGCTCAACGTCAGCCCGGCCGAGCGCCGCGAGCAACTGCGCATCAACCTGGAACGCCTGCGCTGGCTGGCCCAGGATTTCGAGCCGAACATCGTGCTGGTCAATGTCGCCGCGGCGCAGTTGACCTTCTACAAGGACGACGCGGTGGTGTGGCAGACCCGCACCCAGGTCGGCCGCGCCGAGCGCCAGACCCCGTTGTTGAAATCCCAGGTCACGCGCCTGACCCTGAACCCCACCTGGACCGTGCCGCCGACCATCCTCAAGGAAGACAAGCTGCCGGAGATCCGCCGCGACCAGGGCTTCCTCGACCGCCAGAACCTGCAGGTACTGGACGCCAATGGCCAGCCCCTGGCCGTCGAGGACATCGATTGGGAGCGCCCGGGCAACATCCTCCTGCGTCAGGGGGCGGGGCCGCGCAACCCCCTGGGGCGCATCGCCATCCGTTTCCCCAACCCGTTCTCGGTGTACCTGCACGACACCCCGAGCCAGGCCCTGTTCAGCAAGGGGCCGCGGGCCTTCAGTTCGGGCTGCGTGCGGGTCGAACAGGCCCTGCAACTGCGCGACTGGCTGCTGACTCCTGCGGAGCGGCTGCGCACCAACGACCTCTTGGCCACTGGCCTGACCCATGAATTCCGCTTGGCCAAGCCGGTGCCGATCCTGCTCAGCTACTGGACGGTGCAGGCCGACAGCCATGGGCAATTGCTCTATGCCCCGGATATCTACGGGCATGACCAACTGCTGTCGACGGCGCTGGGCAGCAAGATCTGA